From Triticum aestivum cultivar Chinese Spring chromosome 4A, IWGSC CS RefSeq v2.1, whole genome shotgun sequence, a single genomic window includes:
- the LOC123082614 gene encoding uncharacterized protein, with amino-acid sequence MLGDINSCPTCELVTGTMEVVICGPYIVLKWQEFLPNKLPRPLKSLITWRPNVWIFRDTTILVIISYLILLDINLSFLWLFIFPVIAIVFIRAVRFKFSLPTCSSNHKVTHGSSNGAEETKMKTKKVGIIVIMTLGALLGMDQLPDHAADGFAISQFLIFLSSMVAALTRMMMKLRARASSLGITTASEMLHKTLLILLLVTAHTGAAEWLGEDVVLLCLPEVIPVLGWFILHIDRKPDSSSIISVDKMKARINWLGLIGAMVGVFAYLLFTMDESGLFGWCMTFQVSCGVSGILTCYLVFMLNHWTRQQVAPASKEDGASGMLKLWACALLIAWAASLLLGYLVSRRLGLQLPLHATAMYVGNLFGFKYSH; translated from the coding sequence ATGTTGGGTGACATAAATTCTTGCCCAACCTGCGAGTTAGTAACTGGTACAATGGAGGTTGTTATCTGCGGCCCCTATATAGTTCTGAAATGGCAAGAGTTCTTGCCCAATAAGCTGCCAAGGCCATTAAAGTCCTTGATCACATGGCGTCCTAACGTCTGGATATTCAGAGACACAACCATTCTTGTGATCATATCTTATCTGATATTACTGGACATCAACTTGAGCTTCCTCTGGCTTTTCATCTTTCCCGTCATAGCCATTGTTTTCATACGAGCGGTCCGCTTCAAGTTCAGTCTTCCTACGTGCAGCAGCAATCATAAAGTTACTCACGGATCTTCTAACGGCGCCGAGGAGACAAAAATGAAAACTAAGAAGGTTGGGATCATAGTGATCATGACGCTCGGGGCGCTATTGGGTATGGACCAACTTCCAGACCATGCAGCTGACGGGTTCGCCATCTCCCAGTTCCTCATTTTCCTAAGCTCCATGGTGGCGGCACTGACGCGCATGATGATGAAGCTGCGCGCTCGGGCCTCTTCGTTGGGCATAACAACAGCGTCGGAGATGCTCCACAAGACCCTGCTTATCCTTCTACTAGTGACGGCACACACGGGGGCCGCAGAGTGGCTGGGCGAGGATGTTGTTCTTCTCTGCTTGCCAGAGGTCATCCCTGTACTCGGCTGGTTCATTCTTCACATTGACCGTAAACCAGACAGCAGCTCCATCATCAGTGTCGACAAAATGAAGGCACGCATAAATTGGCTTGGCTTGATCGGTGCAATGGTGGGTGTTTTCGCGTACCTGTTGTTCACCATGGATGAATCCGGCCTCTTCGGTTGGTGTATGACATTCCAGGTGTCATGTGGCGTCTCAGGGATCCTGACATGCTACCTCGTGTTCATGCTAAACCACTGGACGAGGCAACAAGTTGCACCTGCTAGTAAGGAGGATGGGGCTTCCGGTATGCTCAAGTTATGGGCATGTGCTTTGCTGATAGCGTGGGCTGCGTCGCTGCTGCTCGGGTATCTGGTTTCCCGCCGGCTTGGCCTGCAACTACCACTGCATGCGACAGCTATGTATGTTGGCAATCTTTTCGGCTTTAAGTACTCACATTAG